A genomic region of Equus caballus isolate H_3958 breed thoroughbred chromosome 1, TB-T2T, whole genome shotgun sequence contains the following coding sequences:
- the NSMCE4A gene encoding non-structural maintenance of chromosomes element 4 homolog A → MSGDSNGRRSEGGGRGRGRDPHRDRTRSRSRSRSPLSPVSRRGAAPERREAPSLEDAEPSDSGDELVDPASLEAETDHGLCRQIRHQYRALINSVQQNREDILNASDKLTEVLEEANTLFNGVSRAREAVLDAHFLVLASDLGKEKAKQLRSDLNSFDMLRYVETLLTHMGVNPLEAEELIRDEDSSDFEFIVYDSWKISGKTAENTFNKTHTFHFLLGSIQGEFPVPKPRTDRPRKVPMIEQRREMPAQLKRMEESHQEATEKEVERILGLLQTYFREDPDTPMSFFDFVIDPHSFPRTVENIFHVSFIIRDGFARIRLDQDRLPIIEPVNINEESEGIDQNTQIRNQGIIALSYRDWEEIVKTFEISEPVIASGQSQQRLSA, encoded by the exons ATGTCGGGGGACAGCAACGGCCGTCGGTCCGagggcgggggccggggccggggccgcgaCCCGCACCGGGATCGCACGCGCTCCCGCTCTCGCTCGCGGTCCCCGCTGTCGCCCGTGTCCCGCCGCGGCGCCGCGCCCGAGCGCAGGGAGGCCCCGAGCTTGGAGGACGCAGAGCCGTCGGATTCCGGGGACGAGCTGGTGGACCCTGCGAGCTTGGAGGCGGAGACCGACCACGGCCTGTGCCGCCAGATCCGCCATCAGTACCGGGCGCTCATCAACTCGGTCCAAC aaaaccgAGAGGATATACTGAATGCCAGCGACAAATTAACGGAGGTTCTTGAAGAGGCCAACACTCTGTTTAATGGAG TGTCCCGAGCAAGAGAAGCAGTCCTAGATGCCCATTTTCTTGTTTTGGCGTCAGATTTGggcaaagagaaagcaaagcagcTGCGTTCTGATCTGAACTCGTTTGATATGTTAAGATATGTTGAAACTCTA CTGACACATATGGGTGTAAATCCGCTAGAAGCTGAAGAACTCATCCGTGATGAAGATAGTTCTGATTTTGAATTCATAGTCTATGACTCCTGGAAAATATCAGGCAAAACAGCAGAAAACACCTTTAATAAAACCCATACATTCCACTTTCt GTTGGGCTCAATACAAGGAGAGTTCCCTGTGCCAAAGCCACGAACCGATCGCCCAAGAAAAGTTCCTATGATAGAACAACGTCGGGAAATGCCTGcccag ctaaaaagaatggaagaatcTCATCAAGAAGCAAcagaaaaagaagtagaaagaatcTTGGGATTGTTGCAAACATATTTTCGAGAAGATC CGGATACTCCTATGTCCTTCTTTGACTTTGTGATTGATCCACATTCTTTCCCCCGCACAGTGGAGAACATCTTTCATGTTTCCTTCATTATAAGG GATGGTTTTGCAAGAATAAGACTTGACCAAGACCGACTGCCAATCATAG AGCCTGTTAATATTAACGAAGAAAGTGAGGGCATTGACCAAAACACCCAAATTAGGAATCAAGGAATTATAGCTTTGAGTTATCGAGACTGGGAG GAGATTGTGAAGACCTTTGAGATCTCGGAGCCTGTGATTGCTTCAGGCCAGAGCCAGCAGAGGCTAAGTGCTTGA